The DNA region TTTGCTGCATTTGTTGATATGACAGGTTTAGAGGCTGTGATTAGTTGTAGGTCTATCAAATTGCGTCCACAGGCCCTTTGGTCTTGAATCGTTACTAACGCCCCATATAAAACAGAAAGGAACTGCAGGGATCCAGAACTGTTTTAATATGTTTGGTAATGCCAGGCACATGTTTGTCTACAGAgtggtgtgtgtttctttccacTGTTGCACAAGGCAGTGTAACTGTCCATTTGCTTACCTGAAAGCCCCGTAGAGCGGTCTGTACCAGCAGACGAAAGAACAGGGGGTAAACAGCAGGAACCAGAGCATCGCCAGGCCAAAATCGACACCACGGGACGCATCCACACAGAACCAGGCCAGGCAGCCGAACATGTTCACAAAGAGTGTGGCTGCATGGGCTGGAACAACATGAAAATCTTTAGTGTCATTAGATTCAAATACTACAGTGATTTataattaaagaaatgaacaaaaatctgtttctcctctcatGTACATTTTATAAAAGTGTAAATGTGTTTCATGGAAATACACTTGCAATAATGAGTTTAAGTTGTCAACcaattttacagatgtgtgtaaTGATTATATTCACTGGGTAATACTGTTCATTTATGGATGTGGCTGATGATCTGCCCTCAGAGGAAGTGCTTCTGCACCGACGCTTTGTGCTTAAGTTTGAGAAGCAACCTGagagtgaggagaaggagactcCATAATGATCCACTTACAGATCCAAAGGTTGTACATGATCTTGACTGTCTTCTGGAACTCTACAGGAATGTCCACAGCAATATCATGGTAGAAACACGGGCCGACGGGGAACTTCTCTGGCAGTGGAGGCCAGTTGTTCTTACGCCCTGTGAGGAGAAAGGAAACactgtttggatgatgtgttcTGAGTAATAGTGTCAGAAGTTAATATACTATGACGCATACTAATATcaatgtgtgtgcaagtgttgaAACAGTTGAAAGAAACTTTCTTGCTATTAGTAtaatccaaaaaaaaaaggtggtcAGGTGTGAGTGAACATAAAAATGGGACTTTCTATTTTATTGCAAATAACCTGGATAGAAATTGAAATGCCCTGGATATTTGGATGACACTAATTAGGAACTTTAAATGGAAAACAACCTACTTTAAATTTGTCTTAAAACCGATGTTTTTCCCTGTTTCTAGATTCTTTCTGACCTAGGGCCACAGGGCATAAAGATCAAATATATTATACACTGTATCACACGTCTTCAGACCTCATCGTACCACTTTCCCTGCTGGAAACTAACACATTTTAGATTAGTTAACCCACATAATAAAATGAGAGATAAGGACCCCAGGTCACATACTGTATATCCGCAAAATATCAACACTTATTTCACTTACATCACAAACTGAATACTGTGccaaaaatgttttctgtgtcAACACATGTACTTTTTGAATCTCGTCCACACGGTCATTAGTCTCGGATTAATCTGTAAGGACCACTCATTCTCAGAAGGTGAATGGGAGGTGAGTGGGTGCATGAAGTGGCTGATTGAAGGTCGGACTGACTGACCTCCCGCGGCTCCGTGGGACTGCAACTCTTTCTCGCGACGATCAAGCTCCGCTGCTTTCTTCTCTAACTCCTCCTGCCTTCTCAACAACTCAGCCTGAACACGTGCTTGGTCCtaacaaagacacagaaaggCACTTGAAATTCACTGCGCAGCATCTGACAGGAGTTATGATATCCAATAAGGTGAGTAATGAAAGATATTTTCCACTCAGGTAAGCTTGGGCGTGTTAGTTTGAGAAGGAAAAGAGGGGGTTAGGGTTGGAAACGCAATCAGCTCCTGCTGTCAACTCACTTGTCTTCTTCGGTTAGTAAGAAACTAGCTCTAAAATTCTACTGCAAAGGGAAAGCTACAGGTGGGGAAAAGGCTTCAAATGGATTCACACTATTCAAGACAGTGACATGAGGGGGTGCAGGAGACACCAGATGACAGACAGTACCTCATTACGCCTCTCCTGGGCCATCAGAGAACAGATGATTAGATAAAGGAAAGGTGGAAGAAAGGTGAACCAGACGTAAGACACAgagtctgtgttgtgttacaaTGTAGTGAATCAAAATGCTGAGAGCATGTGAAGTTAAACTAGGCTAGaagagtaaaagttaaaagtaaaataGATGAAATTCCATGTGTATGAGCATGTTCTGTGTGTAGTACCTGAGTCTGTTGCTGTGAATAAGCCGGTGGCTCTTCTGTCGGCTTCATGATGGCAGGTTGTGTGTTCTGGGCAGGGGCAGGAGTCGATTTGGGGGCATTTCCAGGGGCTGCCTGTAAACCAGCAAAGACCTGCTACGTTAATATTTACACaatcaaaacacagacactgaatCAAAACTGTAAATCCTCTGTGactgagaggtggaggaagagagaaagagggttgtggaaaaagacaaatgaGGTAATTGTCTcagaagcacacaaacacatgcaagcTGACCGTTCTGCCGTCTGTGAAGGGGTTATATTCCTCTAGACCACCAGGAGGGGCAGAGCGGGTCACCTGCGTCACAGAGGGATCCTACAGGGACAGAGAAGGGTTCAGGGAGGTCAACACTACAACTACAAAATCCAAAGCTGATTTTTCCTGACCAATTGTCAATGGCTTTTATGAAGAACCAAAGCTGACCACAATCAAGTTCTGATCAGTTATCATTGATTTGTTGGCAGCAGTGTGAACAGGGAGCAGGGTGGGCATGCAATGCTATATATTCTATTGGAAGGGGTCTTGACTTTGCACAGAAGAATCAGATTCTAACTACTTGGGCCTAAAGTGTGATGACATCTGAGGAACAGCCGTGTGCTCAAAACATCACCGGCAAGTAAATCCTTTAACGGGAGCTTTGCAATGTTTACTTGATCCAGCACAAACCATAAGAtagttgttctgtgtgtgtgtgtgtttgtgtgtgtgtgtgttattctcaAGTTTTGAGTTGGAGGCGGCCCACCACGTGACATGAAGAACCCAAACTCTTACATTTTAACCCCACCCACCTGTGAGCACACCCTTTAAATTGAGGGGGAGGAACTCAACAGCTGATTGACCTGTGAGCAGTTGTTCTGATGTCTGCCACAGTGATGGTAACAGGAGGTGGAGGGTAAGACACTAAAACCTCTGTGCATCATGTGGAACACAGGGACTGACTGTAGTGGCACAAACAGACATGATGTTAGCCCCCCCAGCTGTGAACGTGGAAGGGAAATGGTCTTACGTGTCTAAGCAACGATGGACAAGGGGGCTTCAGTGTGTTGTGCTACGTGTCCGGGCGAAGGAAACCAAACCACTGTTGCAACACCTCTTCAACAACGAGACGTGTAAACCTCCTGCGTCCCAGCgacacgtacaaacacacaatgtacCTGCCTGatgctagcagctagctagctaacatcAGGTGTCGTCAGGTCACTATGCGTTAACACAACGTGAGACACAACGCGCCCCCGTGTGTTAGAGAGTGAATCGTAGCTTCCGTCACGACCCCGACAGTCATAGTATGTGTGAGTCACGAGACACATAACGTGGAGTGTGATTAGCAAACCGCTAGCTAGCTATCGAGCTACTAGCCAAGACAGCTAGCCGGGATGCTAACCGGCCTCAATGGGTTTCTTAGCCGGCTGGCTAGGTTAGCTAGGCTAGCTACCTGGAAGGGGTTGCTGAAGTCCGGGTCTGCGAACGGGTTGCTGTCGAAGTCGGACATGGCTGTCGCCTCTCTGGAAGCAGCTCACTGAGCGGAAGAGCCCCCCGGTTCTGCGGGGAAGGTTCGGGTCTGTCCGGTGACTTCTCTCTCCGCTGCCTCGCAGTCGTCCCCCGCCGCCGGCTGATGGAGACCCCCTCGGTTAGCACGTTAGCACGTTAGCCGGTAGCAGGGACAGAAAtggcagaagaggagaggatgcGTGACGACGTCACCGCTTCAGCACCGCGGACAGCATGACGTCACAACAGGTACACGACCACGGATGTGATTTGATATTTCCTGTAATTCATCGATAACACAGAACATGTGATGATTAGAAATAAACACTCagcacaggttcatatattagGGGGGGGTCAAATATGATGATGGGCCCCTGTAGACCTCCACCTCCTATCTGTTATGGAGGGGAAAATGACATAAGCAcaactaaataaacaaatacacacaaaaaaggttatttaataataatacaactatTTGTACGGCACTTTTCAAAAACCAGATTACAAAGTACTtctcaaacacagaaacagaaagattACATACACAAAGATATAAGAAATCTCGATAAAAATATGTCTATAAAAGAAGACAATGAGGGAGCTTCCCAGTCTGATTCCCAGTGGAAGATTATTCCATAGTCCTGGAGCCCTTACAGATTAAGCTCCACCAGTGTCACTCCTCCCCCTGGGAACCAAGAGCAACAGATGACCTGCAGATCTAAGATTAGGAGCAGGTATCTACGGGATTAGAAGGTCAGTGATTTAAGAGGGGGTAAGAGATTTAAAAACTAGCAATAAAATGTGAATCAATTCTGAGAGTGACACGTAGCCAGCGCAATGAGGCAAGATTGGGGATAATGTGTTCATACTTTTGAGTTTTTGTAAGAACTCTTGCTGCCAAATTTTGAGCAAGTCGGAGACGGTTGATGGATTTCTGGGGCAGGTATTTCTACAattctaccttttatttatttatgtaattcAATCATCAATACACTGATGATGACATTGCAGTGATAATACATGATATAAGTACAAATCAAgacataaattattaatttaatacataaaacaaatacagttttatcACCAGGACGATTTCTGTaattcttcttttctgtttattctttattttattttcacatttatttgtttattcatgcatttcaacatttctgcatttatttgtttattcttgTCATTTTGTTGTCCTTCATATTCCTCCACCTTCTGTGTTTATGTAGCAATATTGCCTTTATATTTCCATCAATACAGTGCACACAACAGTTCATGGCAGCTAGAGCCACAACACACTACTGCCTGTTCTCGTCTTTTCTGTCTGAGTTTAATATTCTATTTTTACTGTTACAAATTCTGAAATGCTGTTATGCAAATCAACCAAAAATAAACACCCAGTGTTTGTATTCCAGGCTTGTAAACCtggttatttttaaaaataaatatgcaattTCCGGTCAGCATGTGGATATAATTTATTTCTACAAATTTATATTCTATCACCCAGAAacacaattaaaattaaaaaaacaccctCCTGTTCTTTAAGACTAACTGATTCAGAATTATTTACCAGGTCTATACTGAATGTTTACCACACAGCATTTGAGCTCTTGACAGACAAATACCACATCAATCTCCTCTTTGTCATAATTATGATTATgctaatgatgatgatgcttaTGCCTGTGAAAATAGAGCTGGAGAGGCAAACCCCGGATTCCTATTCttaattgtgtgtctgtattgtatttttatgcccaggaCCCCATGAAGACGAGAGGTATACCCATGTGCTTCTAACCtcaaataaactaaactaaacagtGACCTCTTTCTCAGTGGAAATCCAAGACAATTTACTGTAAATCATCTCACTCGTCCCTATGAGAAGTATCAGAGCTCGTTTAGTGAGTGTGCTTTTCCACATTCCCACTTAAAGCGTCTCTTAGTTACCAAAAGTGGCCACTTGGGGGAGCTACGGTCCAATAGGTCTCCTCAACCCGTTTTGCAGAATCCTTTCTCATTTGCCgtcaatttattttcattcaaacGAAGGGTGACCATGTGAAGAACATCACATCAGTTGACAGCctgtaaatgtgatttaaacatttaagcACCATTTACCCAGATTAAGTTTCAATTGAAGAACAAATGCTATTAGGTGGAAATCTTACAGTATGTGCCAAATGATGGAGCTTAAGATATTCTCTTTTATTGTTCCAATCCTTTTGCTCATATTTAAACAAAGGCTTTGGCTTTGTCGTAGCCTTACACCTGATACTATTAACCTgaactcttcttcctcttctcataaGTAAATATGCCCCCTCATACACAGATACTTGTGTGCATTTTGGTTTATATACTGTACCTTTATACTGTGCCACATTGATGAACAAAACAAACCGTGAATTCATTGCAATTCAACTCACTCCTCTCCATATAAACATTCTCTatcacacacgcatacacacatgcacaaaatgaGCATCGGTTCCCTCCCTAATCTTGTATTAATGGACCCAATCACAGACTCTATGAATAATCAATGGCCAGTGGTCTGCAACCGCAGTGCTGAGACCTtgagtgaaactgaattttCCTAATaagacactcacacaccttgAGGCCCTAATAAGCACTAATGCACTGTGGGTTAAGAATACGTCACATGGTTTGTTTGCTGCAGAATGTGAAAGATAAACATGATGTTCCAGGCtgtgcagtttgtctgtgtgtatgtatgtatgtactgtatatacgtgtgtatgtgtgtgtgtgttaatggtgCGAAAGCAAGGACCTGTCTGcccttgtccgctctctcctgACTCTTCACTGCTGCTTCCCTCAGTTGACTCTGTGTGGAAACAACCGCTTTGGCTAATAGCTGCTGCATTAGTCTCTTAACCAGCTGGTCATGGCCATTTAGTAATGTTCATTAGGTTGCAGACAAGAGTGGATAGGTGTGATAGTTCACTTCCCGCTGTTGACTGTATAGAAAGACGGGAAAAGAGACGGAGAGTGGATagagaacgagagagggaggcagaaagacagacggacagacagaaggagagggagcagagaagcaATTTACTGGCCAACATGACAACCAAGTGTTAAAAGCTGCAGATGCAATTATCATATTGCCCTGAATAAGAACCTTGTGCATAATTAGATCTCATTAAGGTCTATGAGTGTTATTTTAGGGCTCTGAAAGGTTGGATAAGCAGGACTTGATATTATGGGTTATTAATGCTGCAACATCTGGTGCCATTCTGGCAATATTACGACGAGCATTACCACCGCATAGTGAAATACAAAGTAGCACGCATTATTTTTATGTTAATGCATTGATGGAGATATAAATAGATACTGTATATAGGTAAGTAGAAATATTATGGCTTTCTATGTGCGGTGTGTTTATGCATGTGAATTTGTTTGTGCTGATGACCAGTCAGAGCACATTACACACCGCGGGGGGAAACAGCCCTCAGTCGCCGGAAAAGCGATTGATTCTCCATTTCCATATTAATGAGCAGATTTGTTAAGAGCctgcaggagagggagaaaataacAGGGTCTTCATAGGGCAcgacatttataaataaagctgatgcagagaaaaatggaaattaaacCTTTTAGTTTAATAAATTTGAAGCGTCCGCAGCAAAGCGAGCgatttgcatttccatttgTGGCCAAATAATGAGAGTGCGGGACCATGATGAGGCTGCTTGCGCTGCTTTCGGGTCTCAGACAGTCAGACAATCACTCCAGCGAACATCCCTCCACATCACTGTCATTAGCTCAGGCCTGTTAACTCTGCTACTTGGCTCCAAGATTATTTGGTGAACTAGAGATTCCTGTTATCACTTTGAAGGAAGACTTGGGTTGTGCTCCAAGTAAAATGTATTCACTTTTGCATTTTCTTTATACCTGgacttgcgtgtgtgtgtgaatttgatTTTTCCGTGAATATTCAACATCCTCCAAACATTCAGGTGCcacttttaaaatcttttgttgttttaaaacaaagctGTCACAAAGAGTCCACGTCTTTCGCTCTGCCTCTCTCATGGACACGTGCACTCAGACGCGCAATActcgcgcaaacacacacacacaaagcatcaCTGATTGAATTTATTGTGGAATGGATGTTGACTAGACCACTCCAAGTAGGCTAGATTGTTGTTGTTCCCAGATTGACAGACAGACCCAGAGCGGCTGATTGAAAGTGCCTTTTAGCTTGCTCTCACTGTATATTTGATTTGGCAAAATGGAAGGGGAGTCCAGTCTTTTCCCAGGATGCAAACACAAgcccctgtgtttgtgtgggagtgtgtatgtgtgtttatgtatttgtgtgggCCAAGCGCACAGTGACTGGTGGATGCTTTAGTAAATGCTGCATAAAATGTAGCCCTTTCAGGTATTAATTGAATAATGCAAGCACTCCTCTTGTCAGCCATCAAGTGGGCCACTTTCTCAGTGGCCTGCAGCTTTTCCCCTTGCTTGTGAATTGACTAGATTTATCTGTGTTGTTCCAGCCAATGGATGCCATTTGTTCCAAATGTTTGACATAAACATGCAAAGAGCAGAGGCGTGCACTCATAAAATAAGCTTCCAGACTGTTGTTTTACAGCCCAAAGGGACCGatgggagtgagggaggggggtggggggggcgctTGCTGAGTCAACGGCGTGTTAAAGTTCTCCTTCAACCAATGATGTGTTGAAAGGGAACAATTGCTGCCATAAAGAAAGCAAGAGGGACGAGAGggggaagagaaggaaaaggagcaTGGAGGATGGGAGTGCAGTTGGAGGAGCGATGGGCAGCGTTGTGCTAAATATGCCTACTTATTTTCCATGCTTTTAATGGGACACATCTCATTGACTGCCTTATGTCCGCTTCCGAACTGTAAAAGATATTTAGCTTTGCACCTGCAGGAAATTCCACATAATAAAGACAATGCGGACACGCGGAGCCTTTGCTGAATGTGCTCGGTGCTTTCTAATGCTGCCAAGACAACCGTGGCATTAATGCAGCTTGTAAGGAATAAAACTGGTTACCCTCAAAGTTGCATTTAACTTGCCTTTGAATTGAAATTATGTGAAATTGAGATCAATCAGAATATCCTTCCATTTAGGAGGAGACAGTGGTGCGGcctgtattgtgtgtgtatgaatcaGACTCAGACTaggtgagtgtatgtgtgtgtgtgtgaatatgtgtgtgtgtgtgatgtgcatATTGAGGTTCGATTTGCTGATTTAGCACCTCTCTAATTTTCCACAGGGTAATACTCGGCGTACCTGCTGCCATCTGTTTTTATTACCCAGCCGAATATGTTTGTCTAAGGATATCAATAATCATAAACAAAGCCATGACTCTTTCACCTCTCCCCCCCTGCACGCTGCTCTCAATGCCTGCGTCGGTCTCTCACACAAGGCTGCTTCCCTGCTCGTCCTGTTGATTGCGCGCAGTCCACATATTTCAATGTGTAATTGGTGAAAAGCAAACATTATCAAACCCAGTTTCCATCAAACCGTCCtcacacataacagtatatacCTGCGCACACATAAATCCACACACAGCGCGCCGTGGCTCATGCCTTGACTGAGTGTGTGCTCTCCTATTACAGACAGTAATTACCGTCAGTCACCCTGTGTGTCCATAACAAGCCAGCATAATGCCCTAATCAGGCCTGGATTAATCCAACCCTCTCTCTAATCACTCTAAAAgtgatttatattgtttttcctGTTCGGAACAAATGAAATCTGTAGCCTAAATTAATACTGGCTTTTCATCACTGGGAAGTTAAAAAGCCAGTAACCATCACATTCTTGCCATTAAGGCTGCGTCTGACACAACACAtgcccatacacacacacgcacacacacacacatggccgCGTgtgtatttaataatatttttataatataaaaatgtattcaatttaCTTCACAAACTAATACCATTAGTCTTCTGCTGAGAAAGGCCCTAAGAACAAGTAAATGGCGTCgtcagaggaataaaaaaactgttattgCCATGATTTTAtattccatatccttgttttatttaatcattaccACCAGAATTTGTCGCTTCTACATTGAACAATTCTTTTTCAAGAACTTTTAAAGCTCTAAATGAAGTGAACCAAGATTCTATCGGCCGGCCTCGTACTATACATTGTCGGCGGAATATTTTTGCACCAtaatggacaaaaaaaaaatcattttttttatccatcTACCAATTATTCTGATGAAAAATGCTCTATATCATTCTGTACAAGTCATTTGTCAAATTGCATCAGCCACATTCTCGCAATTTCTTGGTCCCCAGTTTTCATTTAAGATAGCACGCcttctattttggtccatgCCTCCTACTTTGTTTCATTTCCATTGTTAAACAAATCAATTCCAACCCTGACTCACTTCCCACTGTTTTTCATTATGAAGAACGAAGCCTCGACACGAATCGTAACAGAACCCTGAAATGTCCTGCTCACTATTCAGTCTGTGCTCGGAATACAAACCCAACTCACAAGACGAACATTTAACAAATGCAAATTGTGAGCCAATCTGGTCAAGCTATCAGGGCTCCAGCTTCCATATTCATTTCCTGCGCCCCGCTTTTCACAAACTCCAAAAACAATCCCGGGGTTAACCTGAAAGGGATGGGAAATGGAGATCTGACAGTGTCCACTGTCttgctctcttttctcctcctttatctctttctcttccacACCGTCTCTCACCTTTGTTCCCCCCTTTCCTCCCTcgtctctcccctctcctctcccctcaatCCCCTCTCCCCTGTTCTCTTCATGCTGTGTAATTCTCATCTTACACACTCTGTTGCTCTGGACTATGAATAATGCATGGTGTGTGAGAAATCCTCAATCTCATGCTTGGCTCCCAGTGAGCATTACGGAGCTTGCATCTCTATTATGGAGATGAATAGGAGAGAGGGGAATATCGCATAGGATACGCTATaacttcactgtttgttttctgcattAAAGCCCCAATCTGGGATTTCTTTAAGTACATATGAattatgtataaaaataaacGAGAAGAAGCTCGCTGATGAAAAATACTGTCAAAACTTTTATAAACCACCGTATCGTCACCACGGTGTCacagtacaaataaatataaacaagcGCAGAGTATATTTACACCTTCAGAAAAGATTTAAAATTCATATGCAATTGTACGCTGCCAGCCCttgaaaaattatttattttcagttaatCGATTTTTATGGAGAACTGCTTTAGATTCAATCAAGTAATGCTATAAAAAGCAGTGCCATAGCATTTTTGCCATGGTGCGTTTaagttcttttgtttttttctactttgTCTGTGATTTGATTTTTATGGAAATGATCAGATAGCAACTGCAGGGACAATGCATTTATGAAAACAGGAGTCTTGCTGGGTGCAACATGAAtcttagtctgtgtgtgtccaaccCATTGGCAATTTGTTGACGGCTGAAATATGACAAAtacaataacaaataacaaagcAGAGTCAGGTTGCTGCTcgcagaggaaaaaaagaaacttgtaaaGGATAAAACTTGTCCTTTATTCTCTCATCACATGGGGACTGATGAATGCTTGAACCTTTCTGCAGACATTGTGCAGAAGTTTCAATCTACTCAAGTGACTGAGCTTTACTGCCCTTAGTCTGAACTCTGAACATTTCCTACAGTTTTGTAATCGTTCCGAGGATGTTTCCACAATCTTAACGTTGATTTTCTTCTATTGAGTTAAATCCACATCAGGGACACTTACAAGACGagacttttacaaaaaataaagtgtttgtgaaCTACATTGGTCTCGAACAAGGAACACCtctcaaaatatattcaatgtctgtaatttaaatatgtattttactgAATCTGGGATTATGCATTAACCCATGTTTGgcatataattggcccctctctGCAAAGAAGGGCCCCTTGATCAGCCACTGAATGACATTCAATTTAGGTaaataaattcaatcaagctgtaTCAAATTTcatacactcatagatatcaatgCCCTAAATACGGCTGAAATTTGATCTAagaagatccatgaattattctctgggaaaactGCGATTTAGTGCAAGAAAAACTGATGGTAAATTCCTGTGTTCGCCCGTTTATTTGGATcctcaccaaaatgtaatgagttcCTCTTTGACCCATGAGGCAGCATTCTACCAAGTTTCCTGGAAATTCTCTCTGTGGTTTTTGTGTAGTCTCACAAACAAATCATCAAGCAGACGGGTTAAAACACACCCTCCTTGGCGGAGTTAAAAATTGGAAAAGATTTTAGTTTCTCCGTGTAACCCAGCAGCTTCGGACGGAGCCTTATGTATGCATCATGTGTGCGTTACTGTATGTACGAGCTGTGCTACCAGTGTTTTATGGGGTGTGTACACGCGATAAAAGCACTGAAGAGTTAAAGTGCTTTTCTACCATGCTCAAAGCCATGTGTCAGCACTAGACCACTAAATCCACACAATTCCCTTGAACAGTTTCCCTTCCTCTGATAGTCTATCATTCCTCTGTTTCAGGTGGCTGGCCACTGCGGCTGACGGGGCCGAGTCCTTGAGGAGATCATGTGT from Limanda limanda chromosome 5, fLimLim1.1, whole genome shotgun sequence includes:
- the LOC133001787 gene encoding secretory carrier-associated membrane protein 1-like, which gives rise to MSDFDSNPFADPDFSNPFQDPSVTQVTRSAPPGGLEEYNPFTDGRTAAPGNAPKSTPAPAQNTQPAIMKPTEEPPAYSQQQTQDQARVQAELLRRQEELEKKAAELDRREKELQSHGAAGGRKNNWPPLPEKFPVGPCFYHDIAVDIPVEFQKTVKIMYNLWISHAATLFVNMFGCLAWFCVDASRGVDFGLAMLWFLLFTPCSFVCWYRPLYGAFRSDSSFRFFVFFFVYICQFGVHVLQTIGITGWGTCGWITALTGLNASIPVGIIMLLISALFTALSVGSLIMFKKVHALYRTTGASFEKAQQEFATGVMTNKTVQTAAANAAANAATNAARGAFKPHP